ACCGCCTGCGGGTCGATGTCGCATGCCCACACCCGTGGCGCCCCGAACTTGGCAGCAGCGATGGCCAGAATCCCACTGCCGGTCCCCACGTCGAGGACGCGCCGCCTCTGCGCGACAAACTCCTCCAGAAGCAGCAGCACGCCGCGCGTAGTGGCATGGTGGCCGCTGCCGAACGCCATCCCCGGGTCCAGTAGGAGCAGAATGCCCTCCGCAGGCGGGGCAACCACCTGCCACGAGGGGCAGATCAGGATGCGTGGCGAAACCTGGACGGGGGTTAGCGAGGCCTGCCACGTCTTGACCCAGTCCTTGGCGTGCACACGACGGATGCGCAGGGCGCCGGGAGGCAGCGGGTACCCGAGGCGCGCCATCTCGCGGCGCAAAAGGCGCGCTACTGGGCGCGGGGGAGAGTCGGCACGAAAGTAGGCGACAATCTCCTCGGCAAGCTCCTGGCAGCCAGAGGTGCCGGCCGCAGCCAAATGGGCGAGCACGATGTCGCGGAGCGGCTCTGGCACCGGCACGTGCAGTTCGTACCACGGGGATTCTTGAACCTGGCGGGCCATGTGCTTAGCGGTAGAGCACACTCAGGACGACGCGCCCGACCTTGCATAGGCTCTCGGCGCTGCACTTGTCCGGGGTGTCCGCGAGAGTGTGCCAATACGGATAGTCGTAGTCGATGATGTCGATGCAGCGGATGCCGGCACGAAGCAGGGGTACATGATCGTCGACCAGCGCGTACTTCGGGCGACGGACGAATTCCGTGACCCCCAGCTCGGCGGCCCGTGTCCAGACAAGGCTTACCACGTCCGGTGCGCTTTCTTGGGAGTGCTGCTCGATGTAGATCTCCAGGTCAGCGTCGCCCACCATGTCCAGCAGGATGCCAAACAGAGGCCGGTAGCGGGGATCCTTGCTCTCCGCAAAGTGGCGCGAGCCGATCGCCCAGGTGCGGTCATCTCCCTCCTGGCCGCAGTCCTCGCCGTCAAAGAGCACGATATCCACCCCATAGCGTGGCTCGTGTGCCTTGAGCAGCCGCGCGACCTCCAGCAACACAGCAACGCCCGAGGCCCCGTCGTTAGCTCCCGGGATCGGGGTGGCACGATTGGCAGGATCGGGGTCATGGTCCGCCCAAGGCCTGGTGTCCCAATGGGCGCACAGCAGCACTCGCTTGGTCTTCTCGCTCCAGAAGTTGGCGATGATGTTGGTCATCACCACCGTGCGCCGTTCCGGGCCAAACGTGTGCTGGAACCTTTGCTGGGTGACCTTGTCCGCGTACTTTTGCAATTCTGCGGTCAGGTAGTCCAGGCAAGCACGGTGGCCAGGCGTGCCCGGCGCGCGGGGCCCAAACGCCACCTGCCGCAACAGATGATCGTAGGCTCTCTTCTCGTCAAACTGCGGGGCCTGTGCGGTGCACGAAATCGGCAGGAGCAGGAGAGAGGCCATGAGCAACAGCAGGAGCATGAAGCTGGTAGTGGCAGGTTTTGCGCAGCGCATCTTCTTCACCAGGGCTCAATTCCCGCGGATGGAGATGTTCACGTCTAAAGCCAGTTCCTGAATGGAACTGTCGCCGATGAGTTTATTCTTCGTCTTTCCCACCTCGAAGGAGACGCCTCCCCGCACGCGATTGCTGAAGGCGTAGGTCAACTTGGGCATAAAGCTCCACTTTTCGGTGCGGGCCGTCTCCTCGAAAATGCCCGC
This window of the Calditrichota bacterium genome carries:
- a CDS encoding M28 family peptidase, with product MRCAKPATTSFMLLLLLMASLLLLPISCTAQAPQFDEKRAYDHLLRQVAFGPRAPGTPGHRACLDYLTAELQKYADKVTQQRFQHTFGPERRTVVMTNIIANFWSEKTKRVLLCAHWDTRPWADHDPDPANRATPIPGANDGASGVAVLLEVARLLKAHEPRYGVDIVLFDGEDCGQEGDDRTWAIGSRHFAESKDPRYRPLFGILLDMVGDADLEIYIEQHSQESAPDVVSLVWTRAAELGVTEFVRRPKYALVDDHVPLLRAGIRCIDIIDYDYPYWHTLADTPDKCSAESLCKVGRVVLSVLYR
- the prmA gene encoding 50S ribosomal protein L11 methyltransferase; this translates as MARQVQESPWYELHVPVPEPLRDIVLAHLAAAGTSGCQELAEEIVAYFRADSPPRPVARLLRREMARLGYPLPPGALRIRRVHAKDWVKTWQASLTPVQVSPRILICPSWQVVAPPAEGILLLLDPGMAFGSGHHATTRGVLLLLEEFVAQRRRVLDVGTGSGILAIAAAKFGAPRVWACDIDPQAVFVARDNLRTNKVAGVVQLWAGSIDACRGMDFDLVTANITAQALTPLLPALRRLLAPDGVLLLSGIIDREESSFVQALQQRGLHVIRRLQIEEWISFAATHNA